One Mauremys mutica isolate MM-2020 ecotype Southern chromosome 9, ASM2049712v1, whole genome shotgun sequence DNA segment encodes these proteins:
- the TFRC gene encoding transferrin receptor protein 1, with protein sequence MDHARSAISNLFGSGPLSYTRFSLARQMDGDSSHVEMKLAEEEEVGENGMTDNVHTHVSKPRNSGRNLWCKVAAGGLLFLIGFLIGYLSYRGRMQATSTCSDGSNTCRNPAITPSTGDNDEYMEEPEIEPVLYWNDLKMMLSKKLRAGNINKVRELSSYEAGSEADESLANNIHGQLTDFKLDKVWNDEHYITLQVQGSSPNKVTIVSSTGTPTKLEITDGYVAYSARATARGKLVYANYGRTEDFQELNEMKIPINGSVVLVRAGKISFAEKVANAEGLNAVGVLIYPDPADYKVHKEVLFGHAHLGTGDPFTPGFPSFNHTQFPPAKSSGLPGIPVQTISSGVASNLFSKMNGEVLSKDWRGSLSDYKMRSQNTEVTLEVNNQMVERKIHNIFGVIQGLDEPDQYVVIGAQRDSWGPGAAKAGVGTSMLLELARAISSMVKTGGYKPRRSIVFASWSAGEFGAVGATEWLEGYSATLHTKAFAYINLDAAVVGSSNFRISASPMLYKIVEQTMMGVEYPINGRSLYDKVGSDWAKKVVPFRMDNAAFPFLAYAGIPAISFSFYDDEEGYPYLGTKQDTWDKLASSVTSLDELLQTATEVAGQMAIKMTYDHQLYLDYEQYNQELLKFVMKISPYKQEIKEMNLTLQWLYSARGDFSRATEALRRDFENTDLNNKLLCRMMNDRFMKGEYHFLSPYVSPKDTPLRHIFFGSGSHTLSALLDHLSLRKTNPSAFNPDLFKNQLALATWTIQGAANALSGDIWNIDNEF encoded by the exons TTTGGAAGTGGGCCGCTGTCATACACCCGTTTCAGTCTGGCTCGTCAAATGGATGGAGACAGTAGTCATGTGGAAATGAAACTGGCTGAAGAGGAGGAAGTTGGAGAAAATGGAATGACGGACAATGTTCATACTCATGTATCAAAGCCCAGGAATAGTGGGAGAAACCTCTGGTGCAAGGTTGCTGCAGGAGGCCTCCTCTTCTTAATTG GATTTCTGATTGGCTACTTGAGTTACCGTGGGCGAATGCAGGCAACCAGCACTTGTTCAGATGGAAGTAATACATGCAGAAACCCTGCTATTACACCTTCCACAGGAGATAACGATGAGTACATGGAAGAGCCTGAAATTGAACCTGTTCTTTACTGGAATGATCTCAAAATGATGCTGTCAAAGAAGCTGAGAGCTGGAAACATTAACAAAGTCAG GGAGCTGTCATCTTATGAAGCTGGCTCTGAAGCAGATGAAAGTCTTGCTAACAATATTCATGGTCAGTTAACTGATTTCAAACTGGATAAAGTCTGGAATGATGAGCACTACATTACACTGCAGGTCCAGGGCAG CTCACCAAATAAAGTGACTATTGTATCTTCAACTGGAACTCCAACAAAACTGGAAATTACTGATGGATATGTGGCATACAGTGCAAGGGCAACAGCAAGA GGTAAACTAGTCTATGCTAATTATGGCCGGACAGAGGACTTCCAGGAACTAAATGAGATGAAGATCCCCATAAATGGATCTGTGGTCCTTGTGAGAGCTGGGAAAATTTCTTTTGCTGAGAAG GTTGCTAATGCCGAAGGCTTGAATGCAGTAGGTGTCTTGATTTACCCTGATCCTGCTGATTACAAAGTCCATAAAGAGGTTCTCTTTGGACAT GCTCATCTAGGAACAGGTGACCCTTTCACCCCTGGCTTCCCTTCATTCAACCACACTCAGTTCCCACCAGCTAAATCTTCTGGACTCCCAGGCATTCCTGTTCAAACGATCTCTAGTGGTGTTGCATCAAACTTGTTCAG CAAAATGAATGGAGAAGTCCTCTCTAAAGACTGGAGAGGTAGCCTCTCGGATTACAAAATGAGATCCCAGAACACTGAAGTGACACTTGAAGTAAACAATCAAATGGTAGAGAGAAAAATTCATAACATCTTTGGCGTTATCCAGGGTCTTGATGAACCAG ATCAGTATGTTGTGATTGGAGCCCAACGAGATTCCTGGGGTCCTGGAGCAGCGAAGGCTGGTGTGGGAACAAGCATGCTGCTGGAGCTTGCCCGTGCAATTTCTTCTATGGTAAAAACAG gTGGCTATAAGCCCAGAAGAAGCATTGTCTTTGCCAGCTGGAGCGCAGGAGAATTTGGAGCTGTTGGTGCCACTGAGTGGTTGGAG GGTTATTCTGCCACACTGCACACCAAAGCCTTTGCATACATCAACCTGGATGCTGCAGTTGTAG GTTCAAGCAACTTCAGGATTTCTGCCAGCCCAATGCTGTACAAAATAGTGGAGCAGACTATGATGGGG GTGGAGTATCCAATAAATGGGAGAAGCCTGTATGACAAAGTTGGTTCTGACTGGGCCAAAAAAGT TGTTCCTTTTCGTATGGATAATGCAGCCTTCCCTTTTCTAGCATATGCAGGAATCCCAGCCATTTCGTTCAGTTTCTATGAT GATGAGGAAGGGTATCCTTACTTGGGCACCAAGCAGGACACTTGGGACAAGCTTGCCTCATCTGTAACTAGTCTGGATGAGCTGCTTCAGACAGCTACAGAAGTGGCTGGCCAGATGGCTATTAAGATGACATATGATCACCAACTTTACCTGGATTATGAGCAATACAACCAGGAATTGCTCAAGTTCGTAATGAAGATTTCTCCATATAAACAAGAGATAAAA GAAATGAATCTGACCCTTCAGTGGCTGTATTCTGCCCGTGGAGACTTCAGTCGAGCTACAGAGGCACTGAGAAGAGATTTTGAAAACACTGACCTTAACAACAAGCTCCTCTGCCGCATGATGAATGACCGCTTCATGAAA GGGGAGTACCACTTCCTTTCTCCATACGTCTCTCCGAAGGATACTCCTCTACGTCATATCTTCTTTGGCTCTGGTTCCCACACTCTGTCAGCTTTGCTGGATCACTTGAGCCTCCGGAAGACCAACCCAAGTGCCTTCAACCCAGACCTGTTCAAGAACCAACTGGCTCTGGCAACCTGGACTATTCAGGGTGCTGCTAATGCCTTATCGGGTGACATTTGGAACATAGACAATGAGTTTTAA